In a genomic window of Lacrimispora sp. BS-2:
- a CDS encoding ABC transporter ATP-binding protein, with protein sequence MNTILKVQNLQKYYGNKGNVTKAVDNISFTVTEGEYIGIMGASGSGKTTILNCVSTIDDATSGHIYIDGTDVTEMKAEALSKFRREKLGFIFQDFNLLDTLTAHENIALALAIMKAPAGDMDERIHQAASLLNITEVLHKYPYQMSGGQKQRVAAARAIITNPSLILADEPTGALDSRSAKMLLESFKNLNEQINAAILMVTHDAFTASYCKRILFIKDGRLFNELIRGKESRKEFFDRIMEVMALLGGDLSAE encoded by the coding sequence ATGAATACAATCTTAAAGGTTCAAAACCTTCAGAAATATTACGGTAACAAAGGGAATGTTACAAAGGCTGTTGACAATATCAGCTTTACTGTTACGGAAGGGGAGTATATCGGGATCATGGGGGCGTCGGGAAGCGGAAAAACCACCATTCTTAATTGCGTTTCCACCATTGATGATGCGACTTCCGGTCATATTTATATTGACGGAACGGATGTGACTGAGATGAAAGCGGAAGCCTTGTCAAAGTTCAGACGTGAAAAGCTTGGCTTTATTTTTCAGGACTTTAATCTTCTGGACACCTTAACTGCCCATGAAAACATTGCCCTGGCCCTGGCAATAATGAAAGCTCCGGCAGGAGATATGGATGAGCGGATCCACCAGGCTGCCTCCCTTTTAAACATCACAGAGGTATTGCATAAATATCCGTATCAGATGTCAGGAGGCCAAAAGCAGCGTGTAGCCGCAGCAAGAGCCATCATTACCAATCCAAGCCTGATTCTTGCTGATGAACCTACCGGGGCCTTGGACTCCAGGTCAGCTAAGATGCTTTTGGAAAGCTTTAAAAATCTTAATGAACAGATCAATGCCGCTATTTTGATGGTGACCCATGATGCTTTTACCGCCAGCTATTGCAAACGCATTTTGTTCATCAAAGACGGCAGGCTGTTTAATGAGCTGATCCGGGGAAAGGAATCGCGCAAGGAATTTTTTGACCGGATTATGGAGGTTATGGCCCTTCTTGGAGGTGATTTAAGTGCTGAGTAA